Proteins from a genomic interval of Desulfovibrio sp. Huiquan2017:
- a CDS encoding YgdI/YgdR family lipoprotein, producing MSALPKLLAACLLTVGLAACMTANYKITTTTGQIYIAQDNPVYDVTTDTYAFTDETGKQVTLEKQEIKLIKEQ from the coding sequence ATGTCCGCATTGCCCAAACTGCTCGCCGCCTGCCTCCTGACCGTAGGCCTTGCGGCCTGTATGACCGCCAACTACAAGATCACCACCACGACCGGCCAGATATACATCGCTCAAGACAATCCCGTATACGATGTGACAACGGATACCTATGCCTTCACCGATGAAACCGGCAAACAAGTGACCTTGGAAAAACAGGAAATAAAGCTCATCAAGGAGCAGTAG
- a CDS encoding homoserine dehydrogenase: MDVIRLGLGGFGTVGSGLARILDMNADRIERRLGKRVEIAKVLVRDLNKKRAFDPGPSVTFTDAPDDLVNDSSIDIVVELMGGLDTAKALVLNAFAAGKHVVTANKHLLAEHGLELFRAAADNSVGLLFEASCAGGIPIVQTLKESLAGDKIVKMLGIMNGTANYILSEMTTKGMDFEAALADAQDLGYAEADPTFDIEGFDTAHKLCVLIRMAYGVDYPLAELPVQGITSVTPMDIEFAREFGYRIKLLAHVEDVHGKLEAGVHPALVPYTYLLARVGGNYNAVRLEGNAVGPIMLHGQGAGDLPTGSAVLADIMNLVRKISDGCTGPDNTGFHNQPIPKAGILPPQESESKYYFRFTVADRTGVMATITRSMADHNVSIAQAVQKGESGAEGIPLVIITHETSARDADAVLAEIDAMDFSVEPCVKFRIL, encoded by the coding sequence ATGGATGTAATCAGACTCGGACTCGGCGGTTTCGGCACGGTGGGCTCCGGCTTGGCCCGGATCCTGGACATGAACGCCGACCGCATCGAACGACGGCTCGGCAAACGCGTGGAGATCGCCAAGGTCCTGGTCCGCGACCTGAACAAGAAACGGGCCTTTGACCCGGGCCCGAGCGTAACCTTCACCGACGCCCCGGACGACTTGGTCAACGATTCGTCCATCGACATCGTGGTGGAGTTGATGGGGGGCCTGGACACGGCAAAGGCCCTTGTGCTCAACGCCTTTGCCGCGGGCAAGCATGTGGTCACCGCCAACAAGCACCTGCTCGCCGAGCACGGCCTGGAGCTTTTTCGGGCCGCGGCCGACAATTCCGTGGGTCTGCTCTTCGAGGCCAGTTGCGCCGGGGGCATCCCCATCGTCCAGACCCTGAAGGAGAGCCTGGCCGGCGACAAGATCGTCAAAATGCTCGGGATCATGAACGGCACGGCCAACTACATCCTGTCCGAAATGACCACCAAGGGCATGGATTTCGAGGCCGCTCTGGCCGACGCCCAGGACCTGGGCTACGCCGAAGCGGATCCGACCTTCGACATTGAAGGGTTCGACACAGCCCATAAACTGTGCGTGCTCATCCGCATGGCCTACGGCGTGGACTATCCTCTGGCCGAACTGCCGGTCCAGGGCATCACCAGCGTGACGCCCATGGACATCGAGTTCGCCCGCGAATTCGGCTACCGCATCAAGCTGCTGGCCCACGTCGAAGATGTGCACGGCAAGCTCGAAGCGGGCGTGCACCCGGCCCTGGTGCCCTACACGTACCTGCTGGCGCGGGTGGGCGGCAACTACAACGCCGTTCGCCTCGAAGGCAACGCGGTGGGGCCGATCATGCTCCATGGCCAGGGCGCGGGCGACCTGCCCACGGGCAGCGCCGTACTGGCGGACATCATGAATCTGGTGCGCAAGATCAGCGACGGCTGCACCGGCCCGGACAACACGGGCTTCCACAACCAGCCGATCCCCAAGGCCGGAATTCTTCCGCCCCAGGAGTCCGAATCCAAGTACTACTTCCGCTTTACCGTGGCCGACCGCACCGGCGTCATGGCCACCATCACCCGATCCATGGCCGACCACAACGTCTCCATCGCACAGGCGGTGCAGAAGGGGGAATCCGGAGCCGAAGGCATTCCTCTGGTGATCATCACCCACGAGACCTCGGCCCGCGACGCGGACGCTGTTCTGGCCGAAATCGACGCCATGGACTTCTCGGTGGAGCCCTGCGTCAAATTCCGAATTCTGTAA
- a CDS encoding thioesterase family protein, which translates to MAPKAPFPERDGWYSHYVSYGETDAMAVVYHAEYLHLFERARSQFMRETGISYRVAEERGIMLPVREAQCRYRSPIRYDDRIHVRCGISKWGRASVEFTYEIWNDDKTVLHATGMTGHACVNLEGRPVAIPDWLRELFQ; encoded by the coding sequence ATGGCTCCCAAAGCTCCCTTCCCCGAACGCGACGGTTGGTACAGCCACTATGTCTCCTATGGTGAGACCGACGCCATGGCTGTGGTCTACCACGCCGAATATCTGCACCTGTTCGAACGGGCCCGCAGCCAGTTCATGCGCGAAACGGGCATCAGCTACCGCGTGGCCGAAGAGCGCGGCATCATGCTCCCCGTACGCGAGGCACAATGCCGCTACCGCAGCCCCATCCGCTACGACGACCGCATCCACGTGCGTTGCGGCATCTCCAAATGGGGCCGTGCTTCGGTCGAATTCACCTATGAAATCTGGAATGACGACAAAACGGTGCTCCACGCCACCGGTATGACTGGACACGCCTGCGTCAATCTCGAAGGCCGACCGGTGGCCATCCCGGATTGGCTCCGAGAGCTGTTTCAATAA
- a CDS encoding ABC transporter ATP-binding protein, translating to MVSLKGLTKRFGKVLANDGITLDVYPGRIKALLGENGAGKSTMMSMLAGRYKPDEGTIEVDGVPVRFNSSKDAIRAGIGMVYQHFMLVDSMTVAENVLLGQEGGFFVSPREMEHRVGKLAERYGLNIDPGTRICELSMGERQLVEILKLLYRESRILIFDEPTAVLTPEETRNLFEVLWRMTEEGKAIIFISHKLEEVLALADEIAILRRGRIEGELDPESIESKAELASRMVGKEVLLEVDRQPAEIGDTVLEIKNLTGLGLTEVDLNVRRGEIVALVGVAGNGQKALVEAVTGLIKPPLDTVFIMGKPWRQFFAESTWNRSMCYIPEDRLGLATLPNQNLVDNLLLTTREGFAKGPWLNKKKAAKHTVRLIEKFDIRPGRIHALAWQLSGGNLQKAVLARELYREPKLIVAEQPTQGLDVSATEEVWNRLLETRGMAGVLLVTGDLNEALQLADRVAVIYRGRILGVLKNSGKDIIRKIGPLMAGIVE from the coding sequence ATGGTCAGCCTCAAGGGCTTGACCAAGCGGTTCGGCAAGGTCCTGGCCAACGACGGCATTACCCTGGATGTCTACCCCGGCCGCATCAAGGCGTTGCTCGGCGAGAACGGGGCGGGCAAGTCCACCATGATGTCCATGCTCGCGGGCCGCTACAAGCCGGACGAGGGGACCATCGAAGTGGACGGCGTGCCGGTTCGGTTCAATTCCTCCAAGGATGCCATCCGGGCGGGCATCGGTATGGTCTACCAGCATTTCATGCTCGTGGATTCCATGACCGTGGCCGAAAACGTCCTTCTCGGCCAGGAAGGGGGCTTTTTCGTCTCCCCGCGCGAAATGGAGCATCGGGTGGGCAAGCTGGCCGAGCGGTACGGGCTGAATATCGACCCGGGTACGCGTATCTGTGAACTGTCCATGGGCGAGCGGCAGTTGGTGGAGATTTTGAAGCTCCTCTATCGCGAGAGTCGCATCCTTATCTTCGATGAGCCCACGGCAGTCCTCACTCCGGAGGAGACCCGCAATCTTTTCGAAGTGTTGTGGCGTATGACCGAGGAAGGCAAGGCGATCATATTCATCTCCCACAAGCTGGAAGAGGTCCTGGCCCTGGCCGACGAGATCGCCATCCTGCGGCGTGGCCGCATCGAGGGCGAGCTGGACCCGGAATCCATCGAGTCCAAGGCGGAACTGGCCTCGCGCATGGTCGGCAAGGAAGTGCTCCTCGAAGTGGACCGGCAACCCGCCGAGATCGGCGACACGGTCTTGGAAATCAAAAATCTTACCGGCCTCGGGCTGACCGAGGTGGACCTGAATGTGCGCCGGGGCGAGATCGTGGCCCTGGTCGGCGTGGCGGGGAACGGGCAGAAGGCGTTGGTCGAGGCCGTCACCGGCCTGATCAAGCCGCCACTGGATACCGTGTTCATCATGGGCAAACCGTGGCGGCAGTTCTTTGCCGAATCGACTTGGAACCGCTCCATGTGCTACATCCCCGAAGACAGGCTCGGCCTGGCCACCCTGCCCAACCAGAACCTGGTGGACAACCTGCTTTTGACCACGCGCGAAGGATTTGCCAAGGGACCGTGGTTGAACAAGAAAAAGGCCGCCAAGCACACGGTTCGGCTCATCGAGAAATTCGACATCCGGCCCGGCCGCATCCATGCCCTGGCCTGGCAGCTTTCGGGCGGCAATTTGCAAAAGGCCGTCCTGGCCCGGGAACTTTATCGCGAACCCAAGCTCATTGTGGCCGAGCAGCCCACGCAGGGGCTGGACGTGTCCGCTACCGAAGAAGTCTGGAACCGGCTTTTGGAGACACGCGGCATGGCCGGGGTACTCCTGGTAACCGGCGATCTCAACGAGGCTCTGCAACTGGCCGACCGCGTGGCGGTCATCTACCGAGGCCGGATTTTGGGCGTACTCAAAAACTCCGGCAAGGACATCATCCGCAAGATTGGCCCGCTTATGGCAGGCATCGTCGAGTAG
- a CDS encoding basic amino acid ABC transporter substrate-binding protein: MKFNKMRVVLVLATALTLCAFSLAQAGTTLDKVMEKGVITVGNSPDYPPFESIGDSGERVGFDVDLLNAIAAKMGIKVKWVTMDFAAIVTATQSGQVDMGMSGFSITAERAEQVSFSDPYIASGQAIVVRNDSDIKSAADLKGKKIAVQLGTTGEQEADKIAGAEVVKPESYNIAFMMLGNKVADAVIADLSVADEFVKQGKFKRADDPLSYEEFAMITRKGNDALLQALNKGLDEVKADGTYAAIVKKWNL; the protein is encoded by the coding sequence ATGAAATTCAACAAGATGCGTGTCGTTCTGGTTCTCGCCACAGCCCTGACGCTGTGCGCTTTCTCCCTGGCCCAGGCCGGCACCACCCTCGACAAGGTCATGGAAAAGGGCGTCATCACCGTGGGTAATTCCCCGGATTACCCGCCGTTCGAGTCCATCGGTGACAGCGGTGAGCGCGTCGGTTTCGATGTGGATCTGCTTAACGCCATCGCCGCCAAGATGGGCATCAAGGTCAAGTGGGTGACCATGGACTTCGCGGCCATCGTCACCGCCACCCAGAGCGGCCAGGTGGACATGGGCATGTCCGGTTTCTCCATCACTGCGGAGCGCGCCGAGCAGGTCAGCTTCTCCGACCCGTATATCGCCAGCGGCCAGGCCATCGTCGTGCGCAACGACTCGGACATCAAGTCCGCGGCCGACCTGAAGGGCAAGAAGATCGCGGTTCAGCTCGGCACCACCGGCGAACAGGAAGCCGACAAGATCGCGGGTGCCGAAGTGGTCAAGCCCGAGAGCTACAACATCGCCTTCATGATGTTGGGCAACAAGGTCGCCGACGCGGTCATCGCCGACCTCTCCGTGGCCGACGAGTTCGTCAAGCAGGGCAAATTCAAGCGTGCCGACGATCCCTTGTCCTACGAGGAATTCGCCATGATCACCCGCAAGGGCAACGATGCCCTGTTGCAGGCTTTGAACAAGGGTCTGGACGAGGTGAAGGCGGACGGCACCTACGCCGCCATCGTCAAGAAGTGGAACCTCTAA
- a CDS encoding cofactor-independent phosphoglycerate mutase, which yields MKLLYLIADGMGGWPLDELDGRTTMEAAVTPNMDELAATGAVGLARTVPEGMAPGSDVANMALLGFDPATYHTGRGPIEAAAQGLELGPNDLVWRLNLVTVSKLSIDGIMRDYSSGHIASEISRPLVERLQEQLGNETYAFYPGIQYRHLLVQKNGALTDDAGLFIHPPHDITDKPIKQDLRAFSRSPQLWDLLFEAQELLADRSLNRSAANSIWPWGQGRPLNLPDFKATYGLDGAVISAVDLIKGLGFASNMAVIDVPGATGLLDTNYEGKVTAALDFLKDHDFVFVHLEGPDECGHGGSATDKVEAISRFDARIVAPLREALKDEETAWIVTCDHFTPIKEKTHTSDAVPFLLNGPGCASSGVNGFSERSAATSGLKLDRGHELLAHALKTFGMK from the coding sequence ATGAAGCTTCTCTATCTCATCGCGGACGGCATGGGCGGTTGGCCCTTGGACGAACTGGACGGCAGGACCACCATGGAGGCCGCCGTCACGCCAAACATGGACGAACTGGCCGCAACCGGCGCGGTCGGCCTGGCCCGGACCGTGCCCGAAGGCATGGCCCCGGGCTCGGATGTGGCCAACATGGCCTTGCTCGGCTTCGACCCGGCCACCTACCACACCGGACGCGGCCCCATCGAAGCTGCGGCCCAGGGGCTTGAACTCGGGCCGAACGATCTTGTCTGGCGGCTCAACCTGGTCACGGTCTCCAAGCTCTCCATCGACGGGATCATGCGCGACTACTCCTCGGGACATATCGCGTCCGAGATTTCGCGCCCCTTGGTGGAAAGGCTCCAGGAGCAACTCGGCAACGAGACCTACGCCTTTTATCCCGGCATCCAGTACCGCCACCTGCTGGTCCAGAAAAACGGGGCCTTGACCGACGACGCGGGCCTGTTCATCCATCCGCCCCACGACATCACGGACAAACCCATCAAGCAGGATCTGCGCGCCTTTTCCCGCAGCCCGCAACTGTGGGACCTGCTTTTCGAGGCCCAGGAGCTGCTGGCCGACCGGTCTTTGAACAGGTCGGCGGCCAACTCCATCTGGCCGTGGGGCCAGGGCCGCCCCCTGAACTTGCCCGATTTCAAGGCGACCTATGGCCTGGACGGCGCGGTCATCTCGGCCGTGGACCTGATCAAGGGACTCGGCTTCGCCTCGAACATGGCCGTCATCGACGTGCCCGGAGCCACCGGACTGCTCGACACCAACTACGAGGGCAAGGTGACGGCGGCGCTCGATTTTCTCAAAGACCACGACTTTGTCTTCGTCCACCTGGAAGGCCCGGACGAATGCGGACACGGCGGCAGCGCCACCGACAAGGTGGAGGCCATCTCCCGGTTCGACGCACGCATCGTCGCGCCCCTGCGCGAAGCCCTGAAGGACGAAGAAACCGCCTGGATCGTCACTTGCGACCACTTCACGCCCATCAAGGAAAAAACCCACACTTCGGACGCCGTGCCCTTTCTCCTGAACGGTCCAGGCTGCGCCTCGTCCGGCGTGAACGGGTTCAGCGAGCGGAGCGCCGCGACCTCCGGCCTGAAGCTGGACCGGGGACATGAATTGCTGGCCCACGCCCTAAAAACCTTCGGAATGAAATAA
- a CDS encoding ABC transporter permease — protein sequence MWDFLIPLFAATVQSGTPILYATLGEMMTEKGGVLNLGVEGMMAVSALAAFWTSFVTGSPWLGFLAGGCAGMLMASLHAFVCVTCLGNQVVSGLALTILGGGLTHFLGVPYVGLAAPGFDPFNFPLLSQIPVLGDIFFKHDMLVYVSFLVPVLFWFFFRRTSLGLHVAATGEMPAAAAAAGLKPIRLRYFAIIAGGFLVGLGGAYLSLAYTHLWTNGLSGGRGWIAVALVIFAFWRPGRAVVGAYLFGGVMAFQLRLQAAGTHLPSSLLLMLPYLLTILVLILSAWRGRRIDAPAALGTNIEPEG from the coding sequence ATGTGGGATTTCCTCATACCGCTGTTCGCGGCCACGGTGCAGTCCGGCACTCCCATCCTGTACGCCACCCTGGGCGAGATGATGACCGAGAAAGGCGGGGTGCTCAATCTCGGAGTGGAGGGCATGATGGCGGTATCGGCCCTGGCCGCCTTCTGGACCAGCTTCGTTACCGGCTCTCCCTGGCTCGGTTTTCTGGCGGGCGGGTGCGCGGGCATGCTCATGGCCTCCCTGCATGCCTTCGTCTGCGTCACCTGTCTGGGCAACCAAGTGGTTTCAGGCCTGGCCCTGACCATTCTGGGCGGCGGCCTGACCCATTTCCTCGGCGTGCCCTACGTAGGCTTGGCCGCGCCCGGTTTCGATCCTTTCAATTTTCCGTTGCTTTCGCAGATTCCGGTGCTCGGGGACATCTTTTTCAAGCACGACATGCTCGTTTACGTATCCTTCCTCGTCCCGGTCCTGTTCTGGTTCTTTTTCCGGCGGACCAGCCTCGGCCTGCATGTGGCCGCTACCGGTGAGATGCCCGCAGCCGCCGCGGCGGCAGGGCTCAAGCCCATTCGGTTGCGCTATTTCGCGATCATCGCGGGCGGGTTCCTGGTGGGGCTCGGCGGGGCGTACCTGTCGCTGGCCTACACCCACTTGTGGACCAACGGATTGTCCGGCGGCCGTGGCTGGATCGCGGTGGCGTTGGTTATTTTCGCCTTCTGGCGGCCGGGCCGGGCCGTGGTCGGCGCGTATCTCTTCGGCGGGGTCATGGCCTTCCAGCTCCGCCTCCAGGCCGCAGGCACCCACCTGCCGTCCTCTCTGCTGCTCATGCTTCCGTACCTGTTGACCATCCTGGTCCTGATCCTGTCCGCCTGGCGGGGGCGCCGCATCGACGCGCCCGCCGCACTCGGCACCAACATCGAGCCGGAAGGATAG
- a CDS encoding BMP family ABC transporter substrate-binding protein, whose product MKKLLKLIGLPAALLLALSLFACGEAPQQEKKAEEPAKTEEAQAPAEEPKTVQVGFIYVSPVGDAGYSYAHDLGRQAVEALPWATTKYAESVPEGADSERVLRNMAREGLDIIFATSFGYMDPVMKVAKEFPDTKFMHCSGFKKGPNVSNYFGRIYQARYLTGLIAGSMTKSNKLGYVAAFPIPEVIRGINAFTLGARQVNPDVKVHVVWTKTWYDPALEKDAAKSLLDAGCDVITQHQDSPAAQEAAQEAGAYCIGYNSDMSSFAPKANLTSAIWNWGPMYVKTVEAVRDGSWQGDQSTWWSMQDGVVDIAPMGAMVPDDVKSMVNAKRAELMAGKDAIFAGPIKNQAGEVAIAEGVTPDDGALLGMGWFVEGVVGTTN is encoded by the coding sequence GCGGTGAAGCCCCGCAGCAGGAGAAAAAAGCCGAAGAACCCGCCAAGACCGAAGAGGCTCAGGCCCCCGCCGAAGAGCCCAAGACCGTTCAGGTCGGGTTCATCTACGTGTCCCCGGTGGGCGACGCCGGGTACTCCTACGCCCACGACCTTGGCCGCCAGGCCGTCGAAGCGCTGCCCTGGGCCACCACCAAGTACGCCGAGTCGGTGCCCGAGGGCGCGGATTCCGAGCGTGTGCTGCGCAACATGGCCCGCGAAGGTCTGGACATCATTTTCGCCACCAGCTTCGGCTACATGGACCCGGTCATGAAGGTCGCCAAGGAATTTCCCGATACCAAGTTTATGCATTGTTCCGGCTTCAAGAAGGGGCCCAACGTCAGCAACTACTTCGGACGCATCTACCAGGCCCGTTACCTGACCGGTCTGATCGCCGGTTCCATGACCAAATCCAACAAGCTGGGCTACGTGGCCGCCTTCCCCATCCCCGAGGTCATTCGCGGCATCAACGCCTTCACCCTTGGCGCGCGCCAGGTGAATCCGGACGTCAAGGTCCACGTGGTCTGGACCAAGACCTGGTATGACCCGGCCCTCGAAAAGGACGCCGCCAAATCCCTGCTGGACGCCGGTTGCGACGTCATCACCCAGCATCAGGATTCCCCGGCCGCCCAGGAAGCCGCTCAGGAAGCCGGAGCGTATTGCATCGGCTACAACTCCGACATGTCCTCCTTCGCTCCCAAGGCCAATCTGACTTCAGCCATCTGGAATTGGGGCCCCATGTACGTGAAGACCGTGGAAGCGGTCCGCGACGGCTCCTGGCAGGGTGACCAATCCACGTGGTGGTCCATGCAGGACGGCGTGGTCGATATCGCTCCCATGGGCGCCATGGTCCCCGACGACGTCAAGTCCATGGTCAACGCCAAGAGGGCCGAACTTATGGCGGGCAAGGACGCGATCTTTGCCGGACCGATCAAGAACCAGGCTGGAGAGGTGGCCATCGCCGAGGGCGTTACGCCGGACGATGGCGCATTGCTCGGCATGGGCTGGTTCGTGGAAGGCGTAGTCGGCACCACCAATTAA
- a CDS encoding ABC transporter permease, translated as MLKIRKRDEPWKWGALVVFLGALLFSLAISGLLLEGQGKDAFYGLSVLWQGSFGNVWSLEDVLLKAIPLFLCSLGVAVAFRMQIWNIGAEGQFALGAIGATWMALSFPDLPRFALLPLMFVMAFILGGIWALIPAVLRLKLRVNEIISTLMLNYIAILLLDYLVFGVWKDPASFGFPMTPEFSASAIIPPIGNSRVHWGVAFCAAVGFGLWAFMRFTRLGFELKASGEGARVARYAKIRYGMLVLLVMGLSGGFAGWAGCVETSAILNRLQPSLMVGYGYTAIVVAWLARLEPLNIAFASFLLAALRVGVENMQLKLQIPAAFGTIMEGIILLTVLAGQFFLTYKLVRKQGQE; from the coding sequence GTGCTGAAAATCCGCAAAAGAGATGAACCCTGGAAGTGGGGCGCCCTGGTTGTATTCCTGGGCGCCCTGCTCTTTTCCCTCGCGATCAGCGGCCTGCTCTTGGAGGGGCAGGGCAAGGACGCCTTTTATGGCCTGAGCGTGTTGTGGCAGGGAAGCTTCGGCAATGTCTGGTCTCTTGAGGACGTGCTCCTCAAGGCCATCCCGCTCTTCCTTTGCTCGCTCGGCGTGGCCGTGGCCTTCCGCATGCAGATATGGAACATCGGGGCCGAGGGACAGTTCGCCCTGGGGGCCATCGGGGCCACCTGGATGGCCCTGTCCTTTCCGGACCTGCCCCGGTTCGCGCTCCTGCCGCTCATGTTCGTCATGGCCTTCATCCTGGGCGGAATATGGGCCCTGATCCCGGCTGTTCTGCGTTTGAAGCTGCGGGTCAACGAAATCATCTCCACGTTGATGCTCAACTATATCGCCATCCTGCTCCTGGATTACCTCGTCTTCGGCGTCTGGAAGGATCCGGCCAGCTTCGGCTTCCCCATGACTCCCGAGTTTTCGGCCAGCGCCATCATCCCCCCCATCGGAAACAGCCGCGTCCATTGGGGGGTAGCCTTTTGCGCGGCCGTGGGCTTCGGCCTGTGGGCGTTCATGCGCTTCACCCGGCTGGGCTTCGAGCTCAAGGCCAGTGGCGAAGGCGCGCGGGTGGCCCGCTATGCCAAGATTCGTTACGGCATGCTCGTCCTGCTGGTCATGGGATTGTCCGGTGGCTTCGCCGGTTGGGCGGGCTGTGTGGAGACCTCGGCCATTCTCAACCGGCTTCAGCCGTCGCTCATGGTCGGTTACGGATACACCGCCATCGTGGTCGCCTGGCTGGCCCGGCTCGAACCGCTGAACATCGCCTTTGCCTCCTTTCTCCTGGCCGCGCTCCGGGTGGGGGTGGAGAACATGCAGCTCAAATTGCAGATCCCTGCGGCCTTCGGGACCATCATGGAAGGCATTATCCTTCTGACCGTCCTGGCCGGGCAGTTTTTCCTGACCTACAAGCTGGTCCGCAAACAGGGGCAGGAGTAA
- a CDS encoding amidohydrolase family protein translates to MRIDIHTHAFHNKIADKAVHHLVEHYGITPVGTGKADDLIAHLDRAGLDKAVVLSAATSPSQVVPANNWAIQLKKTAPRFIPFGTLHPGYDRNGEELERLAQNGIKGLKFHPDFQGFRMDDPAFYDLMELVDERFICMFHVGDDLPPDLNPSCPKKMAALRRAFPKPVMIAAHMGGLKQWEYAMEHLAGLDVFVDCSSVMDFVDDDLLKRLVGAFTPDRILFGSDYPLYDAEDEIERITRRLGLSEERVDAFLSRAGKLFG, encoded by the coding sequence ATGCGAATCGACATCCACACTCACGCCTTCCACAACAAGATCGCCGACAAGGCGGTCCATCATCTGGTGGAACACTACGGCATAACCCCGGTGGGAACCGGCAAGGCGGACGATCTTATCGCCCACCTGGACCGGGCGGGCCTGGACAAGGCCGTAGTCCTGTCCGCCGCCACCTCGCCCAGCCAGGTCGTCCCGGCCAACAACTGGGCCATCCAACTGAAGAAGACCGCTCCCCGATTCATCCCCTTCGGCACCCTGCACCCCGGCTACGACCGCAACGGCGAAGAGCTGGAACGGCTGGCGCAAAACGGCATCAAGGGTTTGAAATTCCACCCTGATTTTCAGGGATTCCGCATGGATGATCCGGCTTTCTACGATCTCATGGAGTTGGTAGACGAGCGGTTTATCTGCATGTTCCATGTCGGCGACGACCTGCCGCCCGACTTGAATCCCTCCTGCCCGAAGAAAATGGCCGCCCTCCGCCGGGCCTTTCCCAAACCGGTCATGATCGCGGCCCACATGGGCGGGCTCAAGCAATGGGAATACGCCATGGAGCACCTGGCCGGTCTGGACGTGTTCGTGGATTGCTCCAGCGTCATGGATTTCGTGGACGACGACCTGCTGAAACGATTGGTGGGCGCTTTCACCCCGGATCGCATCCTGTTCGGCAGCGATTATCCCCTGTACGATGCGGAGGATGAAATCGAGCGGATCACGAGACGGCTAGGTCTGTCCGAGGAACGCGTGGACGCTTTTTTGAGCCGCGCGGGCAAGCTCTTCGGATAA
- a CDS encoding amino acid ABC transporter permease, producing MDFSLLFKHQDMLLHGAWITLQVTFGALALGLVLGILAGTGRISRRVQIRVIADAYIQVIRGTPMLLQIFFFYLGFPQIYMLATGDGFTPEPLITGIVALGINSGAYNAEIIRAGIQSINKGQMEAARGTGLSHGQAMLHVILPQALKRMIPPLGNELIVLLKDSSLISTIGVTELMFTAKVLGARYYTYVPFLVGVGCIYLVLTFGFSRLFNALERKLSSGSGARVEKKGGIPDLG from the coding sequence ATGGATTTTTCCCTGCTCTTCAAACATCAGGACATGCTTCTGCACGGGGCCTGGATCACCCTCCAGGTGACCTTCGGGGCGTTGGCCCTGGGGCTTGTCCTCGGCATTCTGGCCGGGACCGGGCGCATCAGCCGCCGCGTGCAGATACGGGTGATCGCCGACGCCTATATCCAGGTCATCCGGGGCACCCCCATGCTGTTGCAGATATTCTTCTTCTACCTCGGCTTTCCCCAGATCTACATGCTGGCCACTGGAGACGGATTCACCCCCGAGCCGTTGATTACCGGCATCGTGGCTTTGGGCATCAACAGCGGGGCGTACAACGCCGAGATCATCCGCGCGGGCATCCAGTCCATCAACAAGGGACAGATGGAGGCCGCCCGGGGTACCGGGCTGTCGCACGGCCAAGCCATGCTCCATGTGATTCTTCCCCAGGCCCTCAAACGGATGATTCCGCCGCTGGGCAACGAACTCATCGTTCTGCTCAAGGACTCGTCGCTCATTTCAACCATCGGCGTGACCGAACTCATGTTCACCGCCAAGGTCCTGGGGGCGCGCTATTACACCTATGTGCCGTTCCTGGTGGGCGTGGGCTGCATTTACCTGGTCCTGACCTTCGGCTTTTCACGGCTGTTCAACGCCCTGGAGCGCAAGCTTTCCTCGGGCAGCGGGGCGCGCGTGGAGAAGAAGGGGGGCATCCCGGATCTGGGATAA